A genome region from Natronobeatus ordinarius includes the following:
- a CDS encoding ribonuclease H, translated as MAAHGRPALRDLFDESPTPHIAHPPRTHHRDFYVATDGSFRESGGGLGAVIETRDGTRVARVATPDTPPDNNVAEYRALHLGLDVLAARAPPDARVGVLVDHDDLASNVNNAVLAANHPNRRPPRPFSIPSASANHWRGIQARVNGFGELRAARIDSGQNPAHPLANAPTQYEHVNRELDRCVLPEPPERTVAGVPPPSRANRNGGSRASD; from the coding sequence ATGGCCGCTCACGGCCGCCCCGCGCTGCGGGACCTGTTCGACGAGTCGCCGACTCCTCACATCGCCCATCCTCCGCGCACCCACCACCGTGACTTCTACGTCGCTACCGACGGATCGTTCCGCGAGTCGGGTGGCGGGCTTGGCGCCGTGATCGAGACGCGTGACGGTACCCGCGTCGCCCGCGTCGCGACGCCGGATACGCCGCCGGACAACAACGTCGCCGAGTATCGGGCGCTGCACCTCGGACTCGACGTCCTCGCCGCCCGCGCGCCACCGGACGCACGGGTCGGCGTCCTCGTCGACCACGACGACCTCGCCAGTAACGTGAACAACGCCGTCCTCGCGGCGAATCACCCCAACAGGAGGCCGCCCCGCCCGTTCTCGATCCCCTCCGCGAGTGCCAACCACTGGCGAGGGATCCAGGCCCGGGTCAACGGCTTCGGCGAACTCCGCGCCGCTCGTATCGACAGCGGTCAGAACCCCGCGCACCCACTCGCGAACGCCCCCACCCAGTACGAACACGTCAACCGCGAACTCGACCGGTGCGTCCTCCCCGAGCCGCCCGAACGGACCGTCGCAGGCGTCCCGCCACCGTCCCGAGCCAACCGCAACGGCGGCAGTCGGGCATCGGACTGA
- a CDS encoding M28 family peptidase has product MVSWIGQTFTSDVGWTHLERLVDLGNRMAGSEGEREGAELTRDALDEAGARNARLEPFEIQGWTRGASSIAADDLELDCIALPRSPSGTASAELVDLGYGLPEDFEAADVEGAVVMVRSDIPSYYDRYVHRREKYYHAVEAGAAAFVYRNHVEGCLPPTGSVGTPDDPIGEIPAVGVSSEVGARLARRFEGEPVEVSVEADVHDAESQNVHAELGPDTDERVLVTSHVDAHDIAEGAMDNGAGTAMVVELANALAAREDELDTRVEVVAYGAEEVGLVGSSYHAERTAHETIKAIVNNDGVVRARTLEFTTHGFDDLEAAVEEIADRHGHPVETIPRLGPHSDHWPFVAHGVPGYHVMSTADEVGRGWGHTFADTLDKIEKRDLREQAILLTDLVVHLASDDVEIDRRSPAEIAADLEAQDLAEGMQITGDWPYDDLE; this is encoded by the coding sequence ATGGTATCCTGGATCGGGCAGACGTTCACCAGCGACGTCGGATGGACCCACCTCGAGCGACTCGTCGACCTCGGCAACCGAATGGCCGGTAGCGAGGGCGAGCGCGAGGGGGCCGAACTGACCCGCGACGCGCTCGACGAAGCCGGCGCGCGAAACGCCCGTCTCGAGCCCTTCGAGATTCAGGGCTGGACGCGCGGGGCGAGTTCGATCGCGGCCGACGACCTCGAACTCGACTGTATCGCCCTGCCACGGAGCCCGTCGGGGACCGCCTCGGCGGAGCTGGTCGACCTCGGCTACGGCCTCCCCGAGGACTTCGAAGCCGCCGACGTCGAGGGCGCCGTCGTGATGGTTCGCAGCGACATTCCCTCCTACTACGACCGATACGTCCACCGACGGGAGAAGTACTACCACGCCGTCGAGGCCGGCGCCGCCGCGTTCGTCTACCGGAACCACGTCGAGGGCTGTCTCCCCCCGACGGGCTCGGTGGGGACGCCGGACGATCCGATCGGCGAAATTCCCGCCGTCGGCGTCTCGAGCGAAGTCGGCGCCCGGCTGGCCCGCCGGTTCGAGGGCGAGCCGGTCGAGGTGTCGGTCGAGGCCGACGTCCACGACGCCGAGAGCCAGAACGTCCACGCCGAACTCGGCCCCGATACCGACGAGCGCGTCCTCGTGACGAGCCACGTCGACGCCCACGACATCGCCGAAGGAGCGATGGACAACGGCGCGGGCACCGCGATGGTCGTCGAACTCGCGAACGCCCTCGCGGCCCGCGAGGACGAGCTCGACACCCGCGTGGAGGTCGTCGCCTACGGCGCCGAGGAGGTCGGCCTCGTCGGTTCGAGCTACCACGCCGAACGGACAGCCCACGAGACGATCAAAGCGATCGTCAACAACGACGGCGTCGTCCGCGCCCGGACGCTCGAGTTCACCACCCACGGCTTCGACGACCTCGAGGCCGCCGTCGAAGAGATCGCCGACCGTCACGGCCACCCGGTGGAGACGATCCCGAGGCTCGGCCCCCACAGCGACCACTGGCCGTTCGTCGCCCACGGCGTCCCGGGCTACCACGTGATGAGCACTGCAGACGAGGTGGGCCGTGGCTGGGGACACACCTTCGCCGACACGCTCGACAAGATCGAAAAGCGTGATCTCCGCGAACAGGCGATTCTCCTGACCGATCTCGTCGTCCACCTCGCGAGCGACGACGTCGAGATCGACCGTCGATCGCCCGCCGAGATCGCCGCCGACCTCGAGGCACAGGATCTCGCCGAGGGGATGCAGATTACCGGCGACTGGCCCTACGACGACCTCGAGTAG
- the msrA gene encoding peptide-methionine (S)-S-oxide reductase MsrA has translation MERATFGGGCFWCVEAALKELEGVDEVTSGYAGGHTEGPTYEAVCTGETGHAEVVQLAYDPDVVGYDDLLEVFFTIHDPTQVNRQGPDVGSQYRSAIYAHDGRQLELAEAFVEELEAADVYDDPIATEIEPLETFYEAEAYHQDYFEKNPTDAYCRMHAAPKIDKVRERFTEKVRVDD, from the coding sequence ATGGAACGAGCCACGTTCGGTGGCGGCTGTTTCTGGTGCGTCGAAGCGGCGCTCAAGGAGCTCGAGGGCGTCGACGAGGTGACCTCCGGCTACGCCGGCGGGCACACGGAGGGTCCGACCTACGAGGCGGTCTGCACCGGTGAGACGGGCCACGCCGAGGTAGTCCAGCTTGCCTACGACCCCGACGTCGTCGGCTACGACGACCTGCTCGAGGTCTTCTTCACGATCCACGACCCGACCCAGGTGAACCGGCAGGGGCCCGACGTCGGCAGCCAGTACCGGTCGGCGATCTACGCCCACGACGGTCGCCAGCTCGAACTCGCCGAGGCGTTCGTCGAAGAACTCGAGGCCGCCGACGTCTACGACGATCCGATCGCGACGGAGATCGAGCCGCTCGAAACGTTCTACGAGGCCGAGGCGTACCACCAGGACTACTTCGAGAAAAATCCCACGGACGCCTACTGCCGGATGCACGCGGCGCCGAAGATCGACAAAGTCCGCGAGCGGTTCACCGAGAAGGTGCGCGTCGACGACTGA
- a CDS encoding polysaccharide deacetylase family protein: MKRRTYLATATALALAGCTGADDDPNGDDDDDTGADTDSGGGSSNGGPLPDPEPPEEDVTFDDFEDLSPWEVARGSLSADERRSILGTQSARLESDGSADQVRIVRHLEEPLDCTNSSPGLAVATDRTVDPVIHLSDASGNKVVFRQRVEGGLPLVHHNFGIDGVIGEPDMSAVTKIEIILWLGEGASGRLWVDDFHFVSRPSTGAVTIQFAGGYETDYTMARPILEEYDLPAATFVTPGRIRGDDSHDGNRLTEAQLAELADAGWTVGSHTAHDSILTNVDEAEQEAEIREASTWLEEHGYEDGARYFSYPAGRYDETSLELVAEHHDLGFAGSYPAQGQATNPHLCSRVSSPAAAEARHLLAQTIHWGGLTSLTYYQLEDDGLATFEQTMAAISDLESSGDLEVLTLADVESAYLP, encoded by the coding sequence ATGAAGCGACGCACGTACCTCGCAACGGCGACCGCACTGGCTCTCGCTGGTTGCACGGGCGCGGACGACGATCCAAACGGAGACGACGATGACGATACCGGCGCCGACACCGATTCCGGTGGTGGCTCGAGCAACGGCGGTCCACTCCCCGATCCCGAGCCCCCGGAGGAAGACGTGACGTTCGACGACTTCGAAGACCTCTCGCCCTGGGAGGTCGCGCGGGGATCGCTCTCGGCGGACGAGCGTCGGTCGATCCTCGGCACGCAATCGGCCCGCCTCGAGAGCGACGGTTCGGCCGACCAGGTGCGGATCGTCCGCCACCTCGAGGAACCGCTCGACTGTACGAACTCGAGCCCGGGGCTGGCGGTCGCCACCGATCGGACGGTCGATCCGGTGATCCACCTCTCTGACGCCAGCGGGAACAAGGTCGTCTTCCGCCAGCGGGTCGAGGGCGGCCTCCCGCTCGTCCACCACAACTTCGGAATCGATGGCGTCATCGGCGAGCCGGACATGAGCGCCGTGACCAAGATCGAGATTATACTCTGGCTGGGTGAGGGGGCGTCGGGTCGGCTGTGGGTCGACGACTTCCACTTCGTCTCCCGGCCGAGCACCGGCGCGGTGACGATCCAGTTCGCCGGCGGCTACGAGACGGACTACACGATGGCGCGGCCGATACTCGAGGAGTACGACCTCCCCGCGGCGACGTTCGTCACGCCGGGACGGATTCGTGGGGACGACTCACACGATGGGAATCGGCTCACCGAAGCCCAGCTCGCGGAGCTCGCCGACGCCGGCTGGACGGTCGGCAGCCACACGGCCCACGATTCGATCCTCACGAACGTAGACGAAGCCGAGCAGGAAGCGGAGATTCGCGAGGCCAGCACGTGGCTCGAAGAGCACGGCTACGAGGACGGGGCCCGCTACTTCTCGTACCCCGCCGGCAGGTACGACGAGACGAGCCTCGAACTCGTCGCCGAACACCACGACCTCGGTTTCGCTGGCAGCTACCCGGCCCAGGGGCAGGCGACGAACCCCCACCTCTGTTCGCGCGTCTCGTCACCCGCAGCCGCGGAGGCGCGCCACCTCCTCGCACAGACCATCCACTGGGGCGGACTCACGTCGTTGACCTACTACCAACTCGAGGACGACGGACTCGCGACGTTCGAGCAGACGATGGCCGCGATAAGCGACCTCGAGTCGAGCGGCGATCTCGAGGTGCTCACCCTGGCCGACGTGGAGTCGGCGTACCTCCCGTGA
- a CDS encoding HalOD1 output domain-containing protein: protein MEEGGDRIDVSYRTPPSQAVVEAVADAEGVSPEALCPPEYETLHDVVDPQALDDLFAPKANGIERNLGRVTFEFCDYVVTIEPDGSVTLEPTPSE, encoded by the coding sequence ATGGAAGAGGGGGGAGACCGAATCGACGTCTCGTACCGAACGCCACCGAGCCAGGCGGTCGTCGAGGCCGTCGCGGACGCGGAAGGCGTTTCACCGGAAGCGCTCTGCCCACCGGAGTACGAGACGCTACACGACGTCGTCGATCCGCAGGCGCTCGACGATCTCTTCGCTCCGAAAGCAAACGGCATCGAACGGAACCTGGGTCGGGTCACGTTCGAATTCTGCGACTACGTGGTGACGATCGAACCCGACGGGTCGGTTACGCTCGAGCCGACGCCTTCTGAGTGA